The following are encoded in a window of Paraburkholderia hospita genomic DNA:
- a CDS encoding glutathione S-transferase family protein, translating to MKLYIAKATCSLAVQLVANELGLAPELVHFDVLGKSTSNGLAFADVNALLYVPALELDNESQDVLTETVVIASYLADQHPGSDLIPQRGTIERVRMDQLLTFVATEIAQKHIPLMRKLMTPEGIAFHTNKLLSAYAALDKRLADGRPYLTGEQFTVADAYVWATMWHERSGVKLDHLKNLMAYVARVEARPSAQKALSDEAAVVARHEERLAA from the coding sequence ATGAAGCTCTATATCGCCAAAGCAACCTGCTCGCTCGCCGTCCAGCTCGTCGCCAACGAACTCGGCCTCGCGCCGGAACTCGTGCATTTCGACGTGCTCGGCAAGTCGACGTCGAATGGCTTGGCGTTCGCCGATGTCAATGCGCTGCTGTATGTGCCCGCGCTCGAACTCGACAACGAAAGTCAGGACGTCCTGACGGAAACGGTCGTGATCGCGTCGTACCTGGCGGACCAGCATCCCGGCTCCGATCTGATTCCGCAACGCGGGACGATCGAGCGCGTGCGCATGGATCAACTGCTAACGTTCGTTGCCACCGAGATCGCGCAAAAACACATTCCGCTGATGCGCAAACTGATGACGCCGGAGGGCATCGCATTTCATACGAACAAGCTGCTGTCGGCCTACGCCGCGCTCGACAAACGTCTCGCCGATGGACGCCCGTATCTGACGGGCGAGCAGTTCACGGTCGCCGACGCCTACGTGTGGGCAACGATGTGGCATGAGCGTTCGGGTGTGAAGCTCGACCATCTGAAGAACCTGATGGCCTATGTGGCGCGCGTCGAAGCTCGCCCGTCTGCGCAGAAGGCGCTCAGCGACGAAGCGGCCGTCGTTGCCCGTCATGAAGAGCGGCTCGCGGCGTAA
- a CDS encoding MFS transporter: protein MRTPSSNGAEGNKLLILAAVCLAALVLPLSFSGGAVATPAIGRDLGGTATSLTWITNAFMLTFGSLLMAAGALADQFGRKKLFVVGLGGFVLTSAAMSFVPSVLWLDILRGAQGVVAAASLSSGAASLAQEFDGHARTRAFSLLGTSFGIGLAFGPLMAGVLIEHFGWRSIFMVIAAIGTLAFMFGVPRMRETRDPGATGLDYPGTITFTATLVLFTFGVIQAPASGWDSAPVVLLLIASAVFLVAFIVIETSVKRPMLELSLFRYPRFVGVQILPVGTCYCYIVLVVMLPLRFIGAEGLSEIDAGVLMIALSAPMLVVPLLVASFTRWVSAGVLSGVGFLIAAAGLYWLSLVDFSGAKAALVMPMLVIGIGAGMPWGLMDGLSVSVVPKERAGMAAGIFSTTRVAGEGIALAIATAILAALAHTSLMHVVPDTDARVGARIAEAAQRVVAGDMIHAAAILPEATRHALSMSYADAFTRLLHVLIVITLLSAVATFAFLSRTPGQNDEPDAQTREKQLKETVDA, encoded by the coding sequence ATGCGCACTCCCTCGTCTAACGGCGCGGAGGGCAACAAGCTGCTGATTCTGGCCGCCGTTTGCCTCGCCGCGTTAGTCTTGCCCCTGTCTTTCTCCGGGGGCGCTGTCGCGACTCCTGCAATCGGTCGCGATCTTGGCGGGACGGCCACGTCGCTGACCTGGATCACGAATGCGTTCATGTTGACGTTCGGCAGCTTGCTGATGGCAGCGGGCGCACTCGCGGACCAGTTCGGTCGAAAGAAGCTGTTTGTTGTCGGGCTCGGCGGTTTCGTGCTGACGTCGGCGGCGATGAGCTTCGTGCCGTCGGTGTTATGGCTCGACATCTTGCGCGGCGCACAGGGCGTGGTCGCCGCCGCATCGCTGTCGAGCGGCGCTGCTTCGCTTGCTCAGGAGTTCGATGGACATGCGCGCACCCGCGCGTTCAGCCTGCTTGGCACGAGCTTCGGTATCGGCCTCGCATTCGGGCCGTTGATGGCGGGTGTGCTGATCGAGCACTTCGGCTGGCGTTCGATTTTCATGGTCATCGCAGCGATCGGTACGCTTGCGTTCATGTTCGGCGTGCCGCGCATGCGCGAGACGCGCGATCCGGGCGCGACGGGCCTCGACTATCCCGGCACGATCACCTTTACGGCGACGCTCGTTCTGTTCACGTTCGGTGTCATTCAGGCGCCGGCGAGCGGATGGGACAGCGCGCCCGTCGTCCTGCTGCTGATCGCTTCCGCCGTTTTCCTCGTTGCCTTCATCGTGATCGAGACCAGCGTGAAGCGGCCGATGCTGGAGCTGAGTCTGTTTCGCTATCCGCGATTCGTCGGCGTGCAGATCTTGCCGGTGGGGACGTGCTACTGCTATATCGTGCTCGTCGTGATGCTGCCGTTGCGCTTCATCGGCGCGGAAGGACTCAGCGAAATCGACGCGGGCGTGCTGATGATCGCGTTGTCGGCGCCGATGCTGGTGGTGCCGCTTCTCGTTGCATCGTTCACGCGTTGGGTATCAGCCGGTGTGCTGTCCGGTGTCGGCTTTCTGATCGCCGCGGCGGGACTCTACTGGCTGAGCCTCGTCGACTTCAGCGGAGCGAAGGCCGCGCTGGTGATGCCGATGCTGGTGATCGGCATCGGCGCGGGCATGCCGTGGGGCTTGATGGATGGCCTGTCCGTCAGCGTCGTGCCCAAAGAGCGCGCGGGCATGGCAGCAGGCATATTCAGCACGACGCGCGTGGCGGGTGAAGGGATTGCGCTCGCCATCGCGACTGCCATTCTTGCGGCGTTGGCGCACACGAGCCTGATGCACGTGGTGCCGGATACGGACGCTAGAGTCGGCGCGCGAATCGCGGAAGCGGCACAACGCGTCGTTGCCGGCGACATGATCCATGCGGCGGCGATTCTTCCGGAAGCCACCCGTCACGCGCTCTCGATGAGTTACGCCGATGCATTCACGCGCCTTCTGCATGTGCTGATCGTCATCACGCTGCTATCCGCCGTGGCGACGTTCGCATTCCTCAGTCGCACGCCCGGTCAGAATGACGAACCCGACGCGCAGACACGAGAAAAGCAGTTGAAAGAAACGGTGGACGCATAG
- a CDS encoding LysR family transcriptional regulator, with protein MNERADAPINEIAVFVAVAQSGSFTRAAEEIGSSKSNVGKAVQRLEARLGTKLFQRTTRAVRLTEDGETYLQAAQQALDGLREAEQQLASRRSEPAGRVKIDLPAGFGRLLLPSFIQLRDKHPKITLEVALTDRMSDPIGEGWDVVVRIGALPDDSELTVRKLCDLRLGLYASPEYLQRRGDIHDIGALAAHDAIVFRGPSGRLRAWTLQDSDAVREYSPQPVLVLADGQALVEAAVAGFGVAQILDRVALPYVKAGRLVHLLPNADVDGPPVHAIISLGQKMAAKTRAVVNHLAETLQREGR; from the coding sequence ATGAACGAACGCGCAGATGCACCGATCAATGAGATCGCGGTCTTCGTTGCGGTCGCGCAGAGCGGCAGCTTCACCCGCGCGGCCGAAGAAATAGGCAGCAGCAAGTCGAATGTCGGGAAGGCGGTACAGCGGCTCGAAGCGCGCCTCGGCACGAAGCTGTTCCAGCGTACGACGCGCGCGGTCCGCCTCACCGAAGATGGCGAGACCTATCTACAGGCCGCCCAACAGGCGCTCGACGGTCTACGCGAAGCGGAGCAGCAGCTCGCGTCGAGACGCTCGGAGCCGGCGGGGCGCGTCAAGATCGATCTGCCTGCGGGGTTCGGCCGGCTGCTGCTTCCCAGCTTCATTCAACTGCGCGACAAGCATCCAAAGATCACGCTCGAAGTGGCGCTTACCGACCGGATGTCGGACCCCATCGGCGAAGGATGGGATGTCGTCGTGCGTATTGGTGCGTTGCCCGATGATAGCGAGCTGACGGTGCGCAAGCTGTGCGACCTGCGCCTCGGGCTCTATGCGTCGCCGGAGTACCTTCAACGGCGCGGCGATATTCACGATATCGGCGCGCTCGCTGCACACGATGCGATCGTTTTTCGTGGACCTTCAGGACGTTTGCGCGCATGGACGTTGCAGGATAGCGATGCTGTCAGGGAGTATTCGCCACAGCCCGTGCTGGTGCTCGCCGACGGACAGGCGCTCGTGGAAGCGGCCGTCGCCGGCTTCGGCGTCGCGCAGATTCTCGATCGCGTGGCGCTTCCGTATGTGAAGGCGGGAAGGCTCGTGCATCTGTTGCCGAATGCCGATGTCGATGGGCCACCCGTGCACGCGATTATCTCGCTCGGGCAGAAAATGGCGGCGAAGACGCGCGCGGTCGTCAATCATCTCGCGGAGACGTTGCAGCGAGAGGGGCGCTAG
- a CDS encoding efflux transporter outer membrane subunit — protein MRSTFWKQGFTGSLLLGALLVVAGCSLAPTYDVPATPGVSGTFKEAPPQPLAGEAVGAWKAAQPSEDVARGEWWKVFADPKLDELEQQALDANQNLKAAAARVKEARALNQAARAGLFPTLDAGFGPTRQRVSAASLFEPDGTNVPQQTFWRAQASASYEVDLFGRVASSVDAAKADTQQSEALYRSVLLTLQADVAQNYFALRELDAEAQVFAQAVSLREQALKLVQRRFAEGDITELDLQRAQAELASAKSDAMTVQRLRAASEHGLAVLLGHAPAEFSMAVNPLEPVNFRIPPGLPSSLLERRPDIAAAERGMAAANARIGVAKAAFFPSLTLTGTGGFESATLGDLFKWSSRAFLLGPLAGTALNVPIFDGGRRKGNLANARAVYEEDVAKYRQQVLVAFQEVEDNLSDMRILETQTRTQEEAVNASQRAADLSRKQYVEGAVNYLDVIDAERTVLQARRAAVQLQGVQTASTVNLIRALGGGWDDVVPQPAALGEAGHPTATQTTVAQK, from the coding sequence ATGAGAAGCACATTCTGGAAACAGGGTTTTACGGGTTCGCTGCTGCTTGGCGCGCTGCTGGTCGTCGCCGGTTGCTCGCTGGCGCCGACCTACGACGTGCCCGCGACGCCGGGCGTCAGCGGCACGTTCAAGGAAGCGCCGCCCCAACCGCTTGCGGGTGAAGCAGTGGGCGCCTGGAAGGCGGCGCAGCCTTCCGAGGACGTGGCCCGAGGCGAGTGGTGGAAAGTGTTCGCCGATCCGAAGCTCGATGAACTGGAACAGCAGGCGCTCGACGCCAATCAGAATCTGAAGGCGGCCGCGGCGCGCGTGAAGGAAGCGCGTGCACTGAACCAGGCTGCGCGCGCGGGCCTGTTCCCGACGCTCGATGCGGGTTTCGGCCCGACGCGGCAACGCGTGTCGGCGGCATCGCTGTTCGAACCCGACGGCACGAACGTGCCGCAGCAAACCTTCTGGCGCGCGCAGGCTAGCGCATCATACGAGGTCGATCTGTTTGGCCGCGTCGCGTCGAGCGTCGATGCCGCAAAAGCCGATACGCAACAAAGCGAAGCGCTCTATCGTTCGGTGCTGCTGACGCTTCAGGCGGATGTCGCGCAAAACTACTTTGCGTTGCGTGAACTCGATGCCGAAGCGCAGGTGTTCGCGCAGGCCGTATCGTTGCGTGAACAGGCGTTGAAGCTCGTGCAGCGTCGATTTGCGGAAGGCGACATCACGGAACTCGATCTGCAACGCGCACAGGCCGAGCTTGCATCAGCGAAGTCCGACGCGATGACGGTGCAGCGCCTTCGCGCGGCTTCCGAGCACGGCCTCGCGGTTCTGCTCGGCCACGCGCCCGCAGAATTTTCGATGGCGGTCAATCCGCTCGAACCCGTCAACTTTCGGATTCCGCCTGGCCTGCCTTCATCGCTACTGGAGCGCCGTCCGGATATCGCTGCCGCCGAGCGCGGCATGGCGGCCGCCAATGCGCGCATCGGCGTTGCGAAGGCTGCGTTCTTCCCGTCGCTGACGCTGACGGGCACGGGAGGCTTCGAATCGGCAACGCTCGGCGATCTCTTCAAATGGAGCAGCCGCGCGTTTCTGTTAGGTCCGCTGGCGGGCACCGCGCTGAACGTGCCGATCTTCGACGGTGGCCGTCGCAAGGGAAATCTGGCGAATGCGCGCGCCGTCTATGAAGAGGATGTGGCGAAGTATCGCCAGCAGGTGCTCGTCGCGTTTCAGGAAGTCGAAGACAACCTCTCCGACATGCGCATCCTCGAAACCCAGACGCGAACTCAGGAAGAAGCCGTCAACGCCTCGCAGCGCGCCGCCGATCTCTCCCGCAAGCAGTATGTGGAAGGCGCTGTGAACTATCTCGATGTGATCGACGCCGAGCGGACTGTTTTGCAGGCAAGACGCGCGGCCGTGCAATTGCAGGGCGTGCAGACTGCATCGACGGTCAATCTGATTCGCGCGCTTGGCGGTGGATGGGATGATGTCGTTCCGCAGCCGGCCGCGCTGGGTGAAGCGGGGCATCCAACCGCGACGCAAACGACAGTCGCACAGAAGTAA